From a single Micromonospora carbonacea genomic region:
- a CDS encoding TolB family protein — MSSPAEEALKAAVRDLARQARPVPDLAAGAIRRGRRLRARRRAAAAAGAALVAVAAVALPFVLLRPDSPVRPAVPEPTATVTPTPELLPTPGPSWSTSPLALPGGWVVTGAGRDGSNQGGSGWVLDRSQGRYLAVQGYTGVWPAPEGTLTALADEDRPGEIGLADSARRRTTWFRTGVWLMQPQWSPDGRRLLLTLRAEGDPMRIGVLDPAGGLDGKGALDSFPVDTDRYFCTDYCFFTWTRDGREVVLQQTGSGGPQSESARHPRRGVQLFSADDGRPTRFVAVPGDPAGPWAWSPDGRLVVVQGQHEPLLVETADGRVVRALPAADAAFVTDDRLLYRRPYGDRDFVLADPTGRELVRQPLPPELVDRAVTVAPG; from the coding sequence ATGAGTTCCCCGGCCGAGGAGGCGCTGAAGGCAGCCGTACGTGATCTCGCCCGCCAGGCCCGGCCGGTGCCGGACCTGGCGGCGGGGGCGATACGGCGTGGCCGGCGGCTGCGGGCCCGTCGCCGGGCGGCGGCGGCAGCGGGTGCCGCCCTGGTCGCCGTCGCCGCCGTGGCGCTGCCGTTCGTGCTGCTGAGGCCGGATTCGCCGGTCCGGCCGGCGGTGCCCGAGCCGACGGCCACGGTCACTCCGACCCCGGAGCTGCTGCCCACCCCGGGGCCGAGCTGGAGCACGTCGCCGCTGGCCCTGCCCGGCGGCTGGGTGGTCACCGGCGCCGGCCGGGACGGCTCCAACCAGGGCGGCTCAGGCTGGGTGCTCGACCGCAGCCAGGGCCGCTACCTCGCCGTCCAGGGATACACCGGGGTGTGGCCCGCGCCGGAAGGCACGCTCACCGCCCTGGCCGACGAGGACCGGCCCGGGGAGATCGGCCTGGCCGACTCGGCCCGACGGCGCACGACCTGGTTCCGGACCGGAGTGTGGCTCATGCAGCCGCAGTGGTCGCCGGACGGCCGCCGCCTCCTGCTGACCCTCCGGGCGGAGGGCGATCCGATGCGCATCGGTGTGCTCGACCCCGCCGGCGGGCTCGACGGCAAGGGCGCTCTCGACTCGTTCCCCGTCGACACCGACCGCTACTTCTGCACCGACTACTGCTTCTTCACCTGGACCCGGGACGGCCGGGAGGTGGTGCTCCAGCAGACCGGATCGGGTGGGCCGCAGTCGGAGTCCGCCCGGCATCCCCGGCGGGGCGTGCAGCTCTTCTCCGCCGACGACGGCCGGCCCACCCGGTTCGTCGCCGTGCCCGGCGACCCGGCCGGCCCGTGGGCCTGGTCGCCCGACGGGCGGCTCGTGGTGGTGCAGGGCCAGCACGAGCCGCTGCTCGTCGAGACCGCCGACGGCCGAGTCGTCCGGGCCCTGCCGGCCGCCGACGCCGCCTTCGTCACCGACGACCGCCTGCTCTACCGCCGCCCGTACGGCGACCGGGACTTCGTGCTCGCCGACCCGACCGGGCGGGAGCTGGTGCGGCAGCCGCTCCCGCCCGAGCTGGTCGACCGGGCCGTCACCGTCGCCCCCGGTTGA
- a CDS encoding flotillin family protein has protein sequence MPLLIAIGGAVLLVVVLILFVLSRIKVAGPNEAFIVTGRKGRTTQTADGGRSTDNSGQKVVLGASVFVLPVVQKIQSLDLSSRRIDVGIKGAVSKQGIRADLHGVAIVKVGGTEDAIRAAAQRFLHQQDEIDNFTREVLAGALRSIVGRLTVEEVIRDRAAFASAVAEEAEHSMTNQGLVLDTFQLQDIVAEGSYLQDLGRPEAARVLKDAAIAEARARQQAEQERLLAEEAIAEANRNLSLKQAAIQAEIDAAKAKSAAAGPLAQAERDQAILSEQQKVAERNAELKQRQLDTEVRKPADAARYKVEQEAEAARNAAVLNADAQRQATIAAAQAAAEQSRLTGEGERARRAALAEANAIEGAKEGEAEQRRRSAIAEAVEREGQAEAAAILAKGQAEADAMARKAEAFAAYGEAAVLDLLVRVLPQVVEAASAPIGAIDKMTVISTDGASTLTKSVASNVAQGLQLGTDLTGIDLAGLLAKLGAARNGSEAATVDGTAVDR, from the coding sequence ATGCCCCTTCTCATCGCCATCGGCGGCGCGGTACTCCTCGTCGTCGTGCTCATCCTGTTCGTGCTGTCCCGGATCAAGGTCGCCGGGCCCAACGAGGCGTTCATCGTCACCGGCCGCAAGGGCCGGACCACGCAGACCGCCGACGGCGGCCGGTCCACCGACAACTCCGGGCAGAAGGTCGTCCTCGGCGCGTCGGTGTTCGTGCTGCCCGTGGTGCAGAAGATCCAGTCGCTGGACCTGTCCAGCCGCCGCATCGACGTCGGCATCAAGGGCGCGGTCAGCAAGCAGGGCATCCGGGCCGACCTGCACGGCGTCGCCATCGTCAAGGTCGGCGGCACCGAGGACGCGATCCGCGCCGCCGCCCAGCGCTTCCTGCACCAGCAAGACGAGATCGACAACTTCACCCGCGAGGTGCTGGCCGGCGCGCTGCGCTCGATCGTCGGCCGGCTCACCGTCGAGGAGGTCATCCGGGACCGGGCCGCGTTCGCCAGCGCGGTCGCCGAGGAGGCCGAGCACTCGATGACCAACCAGGGGTTGGTGCTGGACACCTTCCAGCTCCAGGACATCGTGGCGGAGGGCTCGTACCTCCAGGACCTGGGGCGGCCGGAGGCGGCCCGGGTGCTCAAGGACGCGGCGATCGCCGAGGCGCGGGCCCGGCAGCAGGCCGAGCAGGAGCGGCTGCTCGCCGAGGAGGCCATCGCCGAGGCCAACCGGAACCTGTCGCTCAAGCAGGCCGCCATCCAGGCGGAGATCGACGCGGCGAAGGCGAAGTCGGCGGCGGCCGGGCCGCTCGCCCAGGCCGAGCGGGACCAGGCGATCCTCTCCGAGCAGCAGAAGGTGGCCGAGCGCAACGCCGAGCTGAAGCAGCGCCAGCTCGACACCGAGGTGCGCAAGCCGGCCGACGCCGCCCGGTACAAGGTGGAGCAGGAGGCCGAGGCGGCCCGCAACGCGGCGGTGCTCAACGCCGACGCGCAGCGCCAGGCCACCATCGCCGCCGCGCAGGCCGCCGCCGAGCAGTCCCGGCTCACCGGTGAGGGCGAGCGGGCCCGTCGGGCCGCGCTGGCCGAGGCGAACGCCATCGAGGGCGCCAAGGAGGGCGAGGCCGAGCAGCGCCGGCGGTCCGCGATCGCCGAGGCCGTCGAGCGGGAGGGCCAGGCGGAGGCCGCGGCCATCCTCGCCAAGGGCCAGGCCGAGGCCGACGCGATGGCCCGCAAGGCCGAGGCGTTCGCCGCGTACGGGGAGGCCGCCGTGCTGGACCTGCTCGTCCGGGTGCTGCCGCAGGTGGTCGAGGCCGCCAGCGCGCCGATCGGCGCGATCGACAAGATGACCGTCATCTCCACCGACGGGGCGTCGACGCTGACGAAGTCGGTGGCGAGCAACGTGGCGCAGGGCCTCCAGCTCGGCACCGACCTGACCGGCATCGACCTGGCCGGCCTGCTCGCCAAGCTCGGCGCGGCGCGCAACGGCTCCGAGGCGGCCACCGTGGATGGCACCGCCGTCGACCGCTGA
- a CDS encoding SigE family RNA polymerase sigma factor, with protein MAEVTDGEFTAFVNDRGEALLRVAYALAGSQHGAEDLLQNALAKAYTRWPQIRGDAEPYVRRILYHDQVSGWRRRARRPEVPLDALPEVPAERDTGHDADLRMLLRDALLTLPPRQRAVLTLRYLEDLSVEQTAALLGCRTGTVASQASRALAKLRRLVPAFAEYADRPEVSR; from the coding sequence GTGGCTGAGGTGACCGACGGGGAGTTCACCGCGTTCGTCAACGACCGCGGCGAGGCCCTGCTGCGTGTCGCGTACGCCCTGGCCGGCAGCCAGCACGGCGCGGAGGACCTGCTCCAGAACGCGCTGGCCAAGGCGTACACGCGCTGGCCGCAGATCCGGGGCGACGCCGAGCCGTACGTGCGTCGGATCCTCTACCACGACCAGGTCTCCGGCTGGCGTCGGCGGGCCAGGCGACCCGAGGTGCCGCTCGACGCGTTGCCCGAGGTGCCGGCGGAGCGGGACACCGGCCACGACGCCGACCTGCGGATGCTGCTGCGGGACGCCCTGCTGACGCTGCCGCCCCGGCAACGGGCGGTACTGACCCTGCGCTACCTGGAGGACCTGAGCGTCGAGCAGACCGCCGCGCTGCTGGGCTGCCGGACGGGGACGGTGGCCAGTCAGGCGTCCCGGGCCCTGGCCAAGTTGCGCCGGCTCGTGCCGGCCTTCGCCGAGTACGCCGATCGCCCGGAGGTGTCCCGATGA